From one Colletotrichum destructivum chromosome 3, complete sequence genomic stretch:
- a CDS encoding Putative major facilitator superfamily, MFS transporter superfamily, translating to MAYGDHERVVSTSTYSSTAYDPASYTAIKEPKDIDQQGASDPMLADESDSIPEWKASRHQMVIIATLSIMSFVIALDANVIVTSLPSIIQDIGGTSTQAFWVGTAYLISCAVAMPFLASLSDIFGRPIILIGSLIFFTAGTILCCLAGGIALLLGGRVVQGIGAGGMYVLSLVVFTDIVPLRHRPKLYGIIQMAWAIGSLVGPIIGGAIAEHTTWRWIFYLNFPICGYSLVSIPILLTLKPPTATFTEKLKRVDWLGGFLFIGSMVTFLVGISWGGNDFPWRSSQTLVPVFIGAAGLAVTLLYEHRFARFPFLKKILFTDMSAITVYVLGLLQGFILYGQLYYIPFYFLSVMQYSPTMAGVAMLPVTLLLLPGSIISGILVSRFNAYRWSIWIGWALMSLASGLLIYWDVDTSLPVHIVTLAIGGIGHGFVLNAQTFVTGAIVAPQNSGHAAAMYLFLRMLGCAIGVNVGSTTFQNVMGLKLGRKGIAEDIAQRAEEYLAVIKTLPDGTFKDAVLESYAFGFKGVHGVYVALAVLAFFASFMIRHYDLNKVHETEHQLQQNRVSRLFDSRKNLNLNLNREDRSQPIPSSPDDSS from the exons ATGGCTTACGGAGACCATGAGCGCGtcgtctcgacgtcgacgtactcgtcgacggcctACGACCCCGCGTCGTAcaccgccatcaaggagCCCAAGGATATCGACCAGCAAGGGGCTTCGGACCCCATGCTGGCGGATGAGTCCGACAGCATCCCCGAGTGGAAGGCCTCGAGGCACCAGATGGTCATCATTGCGACGCTGTCCATCATGTCCTTTGTCATCGCCCTGGACGCCAACGTGATTGTCACGTCTTTGCCT TCCATCATTCAAGATATTGGCGGAACCTCTACACAGGCTTTCTGGGTCGGCACGGCGTATTTGATCTCATGCGCCGTTGCCATGCCGTTCCTGGCGTCGCTCAGTGACATCTTTGGCCGGCCCATCATCCTGATCGGCAGCTTGATCTTCTTCACTGCCGGCACAATCTTGTGCTGTCTCGCAGGCGGCATTGCGctgctccttggcggccgtgTCGTTCAGGGCAtcggtgccggcggcatGTATGTGCTCAGCCTGGTCGTTTTCACCGATATCGTGCCTCTCCGCCACCGACCCAAGCTCTATGGCATCAT CCAAATGGCCTGGGCCATCGGATCCCTAGTTGGCCCCATCATCGGAGGGGCCATCGCTGAGCACACCACCTGGAGATGGATCTTCTACCTCAATTTCCCCATCTGCGGCTACTCGCTCGTCtccatccccatcctctTGACTCTGAAGCCTCCCACGGCCACGTTcaccgagaagctcaagcgCGTCGACTGGCTCGGGGGCTTCCTGTTCATCGGTTCCATGGTGACtttcctcgtcggcatctCCTGGGGCGGCAACGACTTCCCCTGGCGCAGCTCGCAGACCCTGGTTcccgtcttcatcggcgccgccggccttgctGTCACTCTCCTCTACGAGCACCGCTTCGCGAGGTTCCCTTTCCTGAAGAAGATCCTCTTCACTGACATGAGCGCCATCACCGTCTACGTGCTCGGCCTCTTGCAGGGATTCATT CTATACGGCCAACTCTACTACATCCCCTTCTACTTCCTCTCCGTCATGCAGTACAGCCCGACCATGGCCGGTGTGGCGATGCTTCCCGTCACCCTTCTCCTGCTGCCCGGCTCCATCATCTCGGGCATCCTCGTATCCCGGTTCAACGCGTACCGCTGGTCCATCTGGATCGGCTGGGCCCTCATGTCGCTGGCTTCGGGCCTCCTCATCTACTGGGACGTCGACACGTCGCTGCCCGTGCACATTGTGACGCTCGCTatcggcggcatcgggcACGGCTTCGTCCTCAACGCGCAGACGTTCGTGAcgggcgccatcgtcgcgcCGCAGAACTCGGGCCACGCGGCCGCCATGTACCTGTTCCTGCGCATGCTGGGCTGCGCCATCGGCGTCAACGTcggctcgacgacgttcCAGAACGTCATGGGCCTCAAGCTCGGGCGCAagggcatcgccgaggacattgcccagcgcgccgaggagtacctcgccgtcatcaagaCGCTGCCCGACGGCAccttcaaggacgccgtGCTCGAGTCGTACGCCTTTGGCTTCAAGGGCGTCCACGGCGTCTACGTCGCGCTGGCCGTGCTAGCCTTCTTCGCGAGCTTCATGATCCGCCACTACGACCTGAACAAGGTGCACGAGACGGAGCACCAGCTGCAGCAGAACCGTGTCTCGCGACTGTTTGACAGCCGCAAGAACCTGAACCTGAACCTGAACCGCGAGGACCGCAGCCAGCCCATCCCGTCTTCGCCTGACGACAGCTCTTAG
- a CDS encoding Putative major facilitator, sugar transporter, major facilitator superfamily, translating to MSDLANMEDKSVNVKVGHLEPVTSIASTNNSDLETNRYGHLTLWQSIKKWRRVVLYCIGMTSAILMYGYDYVIVGTTSAMPSFQQDFGQRLNNKWILPSLWLGLWNFVSPGCSMVGSLIGGVFQDRYGRRASLAVGSFLSAIGVAVCFVSNLSPDIHTRRGVFLAGKGFQGGAIGMVMTTSQTYMSEILPPNLRGPLLAFFPIFTLLGQLTGAAVIFACMNMENGYTICFASQWPFSALPLLMAFLIPESPTHLLRRNQDDKARKAQAKLDVPGADPEDTLEAIRRNIEHERRQTDANYVDSFRGVNLRRTLIIMFANSLPNMFGLTLLAKSSYFVQMVGMKANLSVIVLILGLVCGLIANIASIWVLSKVGRRRLIMATLSLLTLVWTAMGIAGCFSGPVTVWYTAISLIAVVIVAGLGVWPASHVVSAETSALHLRSKGQGIGWFTAGANNAVFGFVLPYLFNPDKGNLKAKTGFVFAGLCALGLVVSYFFVPEMKGRTSAEIDRMFEARLPARQFRHWTNSSADLEKKRSAGSERSDV from the exons ATGAGCGACCTCGCCAACATGGAAGACAAGTCTGTGAATGTGAAGGTCGGCCATCTGGAGCCTGTGACCAGCATAGCCAGCACCAACAATTCGGACCTGGAGACAAACCGTTATGGCCACCTCACCCTCTGGCAGTCCATCAAGAAGTGGCGCCGTGTCGTCCTCTATTGTATCGGAATGACCTCGGCCATCCTGATGTACGGCTACGACTatgtcatcgtcggcacCACGTCAGCCATGCCCAGCTTTCA GCAAGACTTTGGTCAGCGCCTCAACAACAAATGGATCCTGCCATCACTCTGGCTCGGTCTCTGGAACTTTGTTAGCCCTGGCTGCTCCATGGTCGGCTCTCTGATCGGGGGCGTCTTCCAGGACAGATATGGTCGCCGGGCGTCGCTCGCTGTCGGGTCATTCCTGTCGGCCATCGGTGTCGCGGTATGCTTCGTGTCAAATCTGTCACCAGATATTCATACGCGACGCGGCGTCTTCCTTGCAGGCAAAGGTTTCcagggcggcgccatcggcatgGTCATGACCACGTCGCAGACGTACATGTCGGAGATCCTGCCGCCCAACCTCCGTGGGCCACTgctcgccttcttccccatcTTCACCTTGCTCGGACAGCTCAcaggcgccgccgtcatctttGCATGCATGAACATGGAAAACGGATACACCATTTGCTTTGCGTCGCAGTGGCCCTTCTCTGCTCTCCCCTTGCTCATGGCTTTCCTCATCCCCGAGAGCCCGACgcacctcctccgccggAACCAGGACGACAAGGCCCGCAAGGCCCAGGCCAAGTTGGACGTGCCAGGCGCAGACCCGGAAGATACGCTGGAGGCGATCCGGCGGAACATTGAGCACGAGAGGCGGCAGACGGATGCCAACTACGTCGACTCGTTCCGAGGTGTCAATCTCCGGCGGACGCTGATCATCATGTTCGCCAATTCGCTGCCCAACATGTTTGGTCTGACGTTGCTTGCCAAATCCAGCTACTTCGTGCAGATGGTCGGCATGAAGGCCAACTTGAGTGTCATCGTGCTAATTCTCGGTCTTGTCTGTGGACTCATCGCCAACATTGCCAGCATCTGGGTCCTCTCAAAGGTAGGGCGCAGGCGGCTTATCATGGCCACGCTGTCACTCCTGACATTGGTATGGACCGCCATGGGTATCGCGGGATGCTTCTCGGGCCCTGTGACCGTATG GTACACGGCGATATCACTGATAGCGGTCGTTATCGTGGCTGGGCTGGGAGTCTGGCCCGCGTCGCATGTCGTGAGCGCCGAGACGTCTGCGCTCCATCTGCGTTCCAAAGGGCAGGGGATCGGCTGGTTCACTGCCGGTGCGAACAATGCCGTCTTCGGTTTTGTGCTGCCGTACCTGTTCAACCCCGACAAGGGCAACCTTAAAGCCAAGACGGGTTTCGTGTTTGCTGGACTTTGTGCCCTCGGGCTTGTCGTGTCCTACTTTTTCGTACCAGAGATGAAGGGACGAACGTCGGCCGAAATCGATCGCATGTTTGAGGCGAGACTACCGGCACGCCAGTTCCGACACTGGACCAACTCGTCAGCGGATTTGGAGAAGAAACGTTCGGCTGGATCAGAGCGTTCTGATGTGTAA